The DNA region TCGAACGGATGATCTTCCCCGAGCCGGTTATCGATATCTCGGTGGAGCCCAAGTCAAAGGCCGATCAGGAAAAGATGGGCCTCGCGCTCAATCGCCTAGCTGCCGAGGATCCGTCGTTCCGCGTCAAGACCGACGAAGAATCCGGCCAGACAATCATCTCGGGCATGGGTGAACTTCACCTCGACATTCTTGTCGACCGCATGCGCCGCGAGTTCAAGGTCGAGGCCAATATCGGTCAGCCGCAGGTGGCCTATCGCGAGACGATCACCCGCAAGACTGACAAGGACTATACCCACAAGAAGCAGTCGGGTGGTTCGGGTCAGTTCGCGCGCATCAAGCTCATTGTTGAGCCCGGTGAGGCTGGCAAGGGTCTTGAGTTCGTCAACGCCATCGTTGGTGGCGCTGTGCCGAGGGAGTACATCCCTGGCGTATCCAAGGGTGTTGAATCAGTCATGGGCGCAGGCCCGCTGATCGGCTTCCCGGTGGTGGACGTGAAGGTGACGCTCGTCGATGGTGCCTACCACGACGTCGACTCTTCGGTCCTCGCCTTCGAAATCGCCGCACGTGCGGGCTTCCGTGAAGCTCTTCGTGAAGCTGGCCCGAAAATTCTCGAGCCAATCATGAAGGTTGAAGTTGTCACGCCGGAAGACTACATGGGCGACGTCATTGGCGATCTCAATTCGCGTCGTGGGCAGATTCAGGGCACTGAAAGCCGTGGTGTTGTCCAGGTCGTGAACGCCTTTGTGCCGCTTGCCAACATGTTCGGCTACGTGAACTCGCTGCGCTCGATGAGCCAGGGTCGTGCACAGTACACGATGGTCTTTGACCACTACGAACAGGTTCCGCAGGCGGTCGCCGACGAAGTCCAGGCCAAGTACGCCTAACTTAAAAACTGAAACGAGAGGTTGGCCTCCGGGCTGACGAATACGGAGAAAAGCGATGGCTAAGGAAAAATTTTCCCGCAATAAGCCTCACTGCAACATCGGCACGATCGGTCACGTTGACCATGGCAAGACCTCGCTGACCGCAGCGATCACCAAGGTCCTGGCTGAGACCGGTGGCGCAACCTTCAAGGCGTACGACCAAATCGACGCGGCCCCCGAAGAAAAGGCCCGCGGTATCACCATCAATACCGCTCACGTCGAGTACGAGACCGCGAACCGTCACTACGCTCACGTCGACTGCCCCGGCCACGCTGACTATGTGAAGAACATGATCACCGGCGCGGCCCAGATGGACGGCGCGATCCTGGTTGTGTCGGCTGCTGACGGCCCAATGCCCCAGACCCGCGAGCACATCCTGCTTGCTCGTCAGGTTGGCGTGCCAGCTCTGGTCGTGTTCCTGAACAAGTGCGACATGGTCGACGATCCGGAACTGCTCGAGCTCGTTGAGCTGGAAGTCCGCGAGCTCCTGAGCTCGTACGAATTCCCCGGCGACGACATTCCGATCGTCAAGGGTTCGGCTCTGGCCGCGCTCGAGAACTCGGACCAGAAGCTCGGCCACGACGCCGTTCTGGAACTGATGCGCAATGTCGACGAGTACATTCCGCAGCCAGAGCGTCCGGTTGACCTGCCGTTCCTGATGCCGATCGAAGACGTGTTCTCGATCTCGGGTCGTGGTACTGTTGTGACCGGTCGTGTTGAGCGCGGTATCGTCAAGGTTGGTGAAGAAGTCGAGATCGTCGGCATCAAGGCAACCCAGAAGACCACCGTTACCGGCGTTGAAATGTTCCGCAAGCTGCTCGACTCGGGCCAGGCTGGCGACAACATCGGCGCGCTGATCCGTGGTATCGACCGCACCCAGGTGGAGCGCGGCCAGGTTCTCTGCAAGCCCGGTTCCGTGACCCCGCACACCGACTTCGTTGCTGAGGCTTATATCCTCACCAAGGAAGAAGGCGGCCGCCACACTCCGTTCTTCGGCAACTACCGTCCCCAGTTCTACTTCCGTACGACTGACGTGACGGGCATCGTGACCCTGCCTGAAGGCACGGAAATGGTGATGCCGGGCGACAACATCAACATGAACGTTCAGCTCATCGTTCCGATCGCCATGGAAGAGAAGCTCCGCTTCGCTATCCGTGAGGGTGGCCGCACCGTCGGCGCCGGCGTCGTCGCGAAGATCCTGAAGTAAGTTTCTCTGAAACATTCGCGGCGCGCGGATGATCGCGCGCCGCGATCCTTTTTCGTCAGGATTTGAGAAGATGAACGGTCAGAATATTCGCATCCGGCTTAAGGCGTTTGACCATCGCGTGCTCGACTCGTCGACCCGTGAGATTGTCAACACTGCAAAGCGGACGGGCGCGCAGGTTCGCGGCCCAATCCCGCTGCCGACGCGACTTGATAAGTTTACCGTCAACCGTTCGCCGCACATCGACAAGAAGTCGCGCGAACAGTTCGAGATCCGGACCCACAAGCGTCTGCTGGACATTGTGGACCCGACTCCCCAGACGGTTGATGCGCTGATGAAGCTCGATCTCGCCGCCGGCGTCGACGTCGAAATCAAGCTCTAAAAAGCACACGAGTTTCGCGCCTACCAAACAAAGGGTCCTCTGAAGTCATGACCCGGTACGGCGCCAAGAGAGAAGGTAATAACCGATGCGTTCTGGATTGATCGCACAGAAGCTGGGCATGACCCGCATCTTCACCGAGGACGGCTCGCACGTTCCGGTCACGGTGTTGGAACTGCAGAACTGCCAGGTGGTGGGCCAGCGGACTGCCGAAAAGGATGGCTATGTCGCGCTGCAGCTCGGCGCCGGCCAGGCCAAGGCAAAGAACACGACCAAGGCAGAGCGCGGCCAGTTCGCCGTTGCCAAGGTCGAGCCGAAGCGCCACGTCGCTGAATTCCGCGTCGACGCCGAGAACCTCATCGAGGTTGGCGCCACGCTGCAGGCCGACCATTTCGTCGAAGGCCAACTGGTGGATGTCACCGGTACTTCGATCGGTAAGGGTTTTGCCGGCGGTATGAAGCGCTGGAACTTCGGTGGTCTGCGTGCGTCGCACGGTGTGTCGGTTTCGCACCGCTCGATCGGTTCTACCGGTGGTCGTCAGGATCCCGGCAAGACCTTCAAGAACAAGAAGATGCCGGGCCATATGGGCGATCGTCGCATCACCACGCAGAACGTCAAGGTCGTCAAGACCGACGTTGAGCGCGGGCTGATCATGATCCAGGGTTCGGTTCCGGGCGCCAAGGGCGCTTGGATCATGATCAAGGACGCGGTTAAGAAGCCGGCTCCCCAGGGCGCTGCCTTCCCGGGCTCGTTCAAGGCCGCCGCCGAAGTCGCGGGGGAAGGTAAGTAAATGGAACTCAAGGTAACAACCCTCGACGGCA from Devosia sp. RR2S18 includes:
- the tuf gene encoding elongation factor Tu; translated protein: MAKEKFSRNKPHCNIGTIGHVDHGKTSLTAAITKVLAETGGATFKAYDQIDAAPEEKARGITINTAHVEYETANRHYAHVDCPGHADYVKNMITGAAQMDGAILVVSAADGPMPQTREHILLARQVGVPALVVFLNKCDMVDDPELLELVELEVRELLSSYEFPGDDIPIVKGSALAALENSDQKLGHDAVLELMRNVDEYIPQPERPVDLPFLMPIEDVFSISGRGTVVTGRVERGIVKVGEEVEIVGIKATQKTTVTGVEMFRKLLDSGQAGDNIGALIRGIDRTQVERGQVLCKPGSVTPHTDFVAEAYILTKEEGGRHTPFFGNYRPQFYFRTTDVTGIVTLPEGTEMVMPGDNINMNVQLIVPIAMEEKLRFAIREGGRTVGAGVVAKILK
- the rpsJ gene encoding 30S ribosomal protein S10 produces the protein MNGQNIRIRLKAFDHRVLDSSTREIVNTAKRTGAQVRGPIPLPTRLDKFTVNRSPHIDKKSREQFEIRTHKRLLDIVDPTPQTVDALMKLDLAAGVDVEIKL
- the rplC gene encoding 50S ribosomal protein L3, coding for MRSGLIAQKLGMTRIFTEDGSHVPVTVLELQNCQVVGQRTAEKDGYVALQLGAGQAKAKNTTKAERGQFAVAKVEPKRHVAEFRVDAENLIEVGATLQADHFVEGQLVDVTGTSIGKGFAGGMKRWNFGGLRASHGVSVSHRSIGSTGGRQDPGKTFKNKKMPGHMGDRRITTQNVKVVKTDVERGLIMIQGSVPGAKGAWIMIKDAVKKPAPQGAAFPGSFKAAAEVAGEGK